The sequence AAAATGCTTCCGATATATCATGGGGAATAAAACAGCCAATAGATAAGCCCACCTTGAATGAATAAAGACAAggatgaaatagaagaaaattgacTAGAACAGGAAAGAGCGAGCAGCAAGCAACTCAGAAAGTAAGCACCAATAATgtaattttaagtatttaaatatattataattgaATTAATGACAGGTGACTTCATTGTACTTTCAGGGCTGAAATTTCCTGGAATCGttttaaaaggagaagaaacGTTGACTTACCTTCCAAAAAAGGAGCTTAAAGAGATTAAAGCACCATGGATCTAACTCATATTCCTGAAGATTTATCCAGTTGTCCAAAATTTGGAAATAAGTCCTGTCCTCCCACCAACCGCCATTTTCACATTCGAGTAATAATGTACTCCATTATGATCGGAGCCATGTTCATCACTGTCTTTGGAAACCTGGTCATAATCATCTCCATATCGCATTTCAAGCAGCTTCACTCTCCCACAAACTTTCTGATCCTCTCCATGGCAACCACAGACTTCCTGCTGGGTTTGGTCATCATGCCGTATAGCATGGTGCGATCAGTAGAGAGCTGCTGGTATTTTGGGGATGGCTTTTGCAAATTCCACACAAGCTTTGACATGATGCTAAGTCTGGCCTCCATTTTCCACCTCTGCTCCATTGCTATTGACAGATTTTATGCTGTGTGTTACCCTCTTCACTACACAACCACAATGACCATCTCCATGATAAAGCGGCTGCTGGCTTTCTGCTGGTCAGCccctgctcttttttcttttggtttagtTCTATCCAAGGCCAACGTTTCTGGTATGCAGAACTATGAGATTCTCATTGCTTGCTTCAATTTCTGTGCCCTTGCTTTCAACAAATTTTGGGGGACGATATTATTCACTACATGTTTTTTTACTCCTGGCTCCATTATGGTTGGTACTTATGGCAAAATCTTTATTGTTTCCAAACGACACGCTAGAGTTATGGACAAGATGCCTGAAAACACAAAGGGGGAAGTGAGAAAAAACTTATCCAAGAAAAAGGATCGCAAAGCAGCCAAGACCCTGGGCATAGTAATGGGAGTGTTTCTAGCTTGCTGGTTGCCttgttttcttgctgttttgATTGACCCATATCTAGGCTACTCCACCCCCATGATAGTACTTGATCTTTTAGTGTGGCTTGGGTACTTCAACTCTACTTGCAATCCTCTCATTCATGGCTTCTTTTATCCATGGTTTCGGAAAGCTCTTAAATACATAGTGTCAGGAAAAATATTTAGCTCCCATTCAGAAAGTGCAAATCTGTTTCCTGAAGCACATTAAGAAAAAGGCCATTACAAGTGAACAGAGTATTGAAAGTGAGATGATTATTATTTCGACCTGAAGCATGTACGTTACATCCCCAGGTCActgcaaatattattttattaaatttcaataATTCTAGATCCaagaataatttaataatataattcAAATATATAGGTTCAACTTGTGTCTTGAAGCATAATATTCAGTAAGGGCTACTTCGTTCATTACAGTTTTTATTCCCTGTGCCTGTTACAtgcaccatgaaattaagacatttgctctttgaaggaaagctatgacaaagctagacagcgtattaaaaagcagagacatcactttgctgacaaaagtccgtatagtc is a genomic window of Muntiacus reevesi chromosome 3, mMunRee1.1, whole genome shotgun sequence containing:
- the LOC136163348 gene encoding trace amine-associated receptor 3, with product MDLTHIPEDLSSCPKFGNKSCPPTNRHFHIRVIMYSIMIGAMFITVFGNLVIIISISHFKQLHSPTNFLILSMATTDFLLGLVIMPYSMVRSVESCWYFGDGFCKFHTSFDMMLSLASIFHLCSIAIDRFYAVCYPLHYTTTMTISMIKRLLAFCWSAPALFSFGLVLSKANVSGMQNYEILIACFNFCALAFNKFWGTILFTTCFFTPGSIMVGTYGKIFIVSKRHARVMDKMPENTKGEVRKNLSKKKDRKAAKTLGIVMGVFLACWLPCFLAVLIDPYLGYSTPMIVLDLLVWLGYFNSTCNPLIHGFFYPWFRKALKYIVSGKIFSSHSESANLFPEAH